From one Simplicispira suum genomic stretch:
- a CDS encoding MarR family winged helix-turn-helix transcriptional regulator — MPACPSPSSPPELLLDHQLCFALYSASLAMTKVYKPLLEALGLTYPQYLVLLVLWEQDDLPVSHIGERLFLDSGTLTPLLKRLESAGWLQRTRDSADERRVRITLTPAGRALQQQARSVPACVRTHSQLEWPQIRALTQQLQALRGTLAAGRTAADPVSPPPAPQVQP; from the coding sequence ATGCCAGCGTGCCCCTCACCTTCCAGCCCGCCCGAACTGCTGCTCGATCACCAGCTTTGCTTCGCGCTGTATTCCGCGTCGCTGGCCATGACCAAGGTCTACAAGCCGCTGCTGGAGGCGCTGGGCCTGACCTACCCCCAATACCTGGTGCTCCTGGTGCTGTGGGAGCAGGACGATCTGCCCGTCTCGCACATCGGCGAGCGTCTTTTTCTCGATTCCGGCACGCTCACGCCACTGCTCAAGCGCCTGGAAAGCGCGGGCTGGCTGCAGCGCACCCGGGACAGCGCGGACGAGCGCCGCGTGCGTATCACCCTCACCCCAGCGGGCCGTGCGCTGCAGCAGCAGGCGCGCAGCGTACCGGCCTGTGTGCGCACGCACAGCCAGCTCGAATGGCCGCAAATCCGGGCGCTCACGCAGCAATTGCAGGCGCTGCGGGGCACCCTCGCCGCTGGCCGCACGGCCGCCGATCCCGTTTCTCCCCCGCCTGCACCGCAGGTACAACCTTGA
- a CDS encoding organic hydroperoxide resistance protein: MTTLEKVLYTAKAHTTGGREGASRSDDGRLDVKLSSPGTPGTGTNPEQMFAAGYSACFIGAMKAVAGKTQLTLPQDLAVDAEVDLGPIPNAYGIAVRMKVSLPGMDKDAAQKLIDAAHQVCPYSNATRGNIDVNITLA, encoded by the coding sequence ATGACCACACTCGAAAAAGTTCTCTACACCGCCAAAGCCCACACCACCGGGGGCCGCGAAGGGGCCTCCCGCAGCGACGACGGTCGCCTGGACGTGAAGCTCTCTTCGCCCGGCACGCCTGGCACCGGCACCAACCCCGAGCAGATGTTTGCCGCTGGCTACTCGGCCTGCTTCATCGGTGCCATGAAGGCCGTGGCTGGCAAGACGCAGCTGACGCTGCCGCAAGACCTGGCCGTGGACGCCGAGGTGGACCTGGGCCCCATCCCGAACGCCTACGGCATTGCGGTGCGCATGAAAGTGTCGCTGCCAGGAATGGACAAGGACGCTGCGCAAAAGTTGATCGACGCAGCCCACCAGGTGTGCCCCTATTCGAACGCGACGCGCGGCAATATTGACGTGAACATCACGCTGGCCTGA
- a CDS encoding 3-hydroxybutyryl-CoA dehydrogenase: MEITKVGIIGAGTMGNGIAQACAVAGVGVVMVDISDAAVLKGVATVASSLDRLIKKEKMTGVDKDAALARIQTSTDYAALQGAQLIIEAATENYELKLKILKQVDAIAGPEVLIASNTSSISITKLAAATSRPGHFIGMHFFNPVPMMALVELIRGVQTNDATHDAVRALALRLGKSPITVKNAPGFVVNRILVPMINEAFFVLAEGLATPEDIDAGMKLGCNQPIGPLALADLVGLDVCLAVMEVYLQEFGDSKYRPCPLLKELVAAGHLGRKTGRGVYTY, encoded by the coding sequence ATGGAAATCACAAAGGTTGGCATCATCGGCGCGGGCACCATGGGCAACGGCATTGCGCAGGCCTGCGCGGTGGCGGGCGTGGGCGTGGTGATGGTGGATATCTCGGACGCGGCCGTCCTCAAAGGCGTTGCCACGGTGGCCAGCAGCCTGGACCGCTTGATCAAGAAAGAAAAGATGACCGGCGTCGACAAGGATGCGGCGTTGGCCCGCATCCAGACCTCGACGGACTATGCAGCCCTCCAGGGCGCGCAGCTCATCATCGAAGCGGCGACGGAAAACTACGAGCTCAAGCTCAAGATTTTGAAGCAGGTGGACGCCATTGCCGGGCCCGAGGTGCTGATTGCCTCGAACACCTCGTCCATCTCGATCACCAAGCTGGCGGCGGCCACCTCGCGGCCAGGGCACTTCATTGGCATGCATTTCTTCAACCCGGTGCCGATGATGGCGCTGGTCGAGCTGATTCGGGGCGTGCAGACCAACGATGCCACGCACGACGCCGTGAGGGCCCTGGCGCTGCGCCTGGGCAAATCGCCCATCACGGTGAAGAACGCGCCGGGCTTTGTGGTGAATCGCATTCTGGTGCCCATGATCAACGAGGCCTTCTTCGTGCTGGCCGAAGGCCTGGCCACGCCTGAGGACATCGACGCCGGCATGAAGCTCGGCTGCAACCAGCCCATTGGTCCGCTCGCTCTCGCCGACCTGGTGGGCCTGGACGTGTGTCTGGCGGTGATGGAGGTGTACCTGCAGGAATTCGGCGACAGCAAGTACCGCCCGTGCCCGCTGCTCAAGGAGCTGGTGGCGGCGGGGCACCTGGGGCGTAAAACGGGGCGTGGGGTGTACACGTACTGA
- a CDS encoding DUF2855 family protein: protein MSTTTLLVRQDQLATTRLVSAPDAPLADGQVRVRVDAFALTANNITYAALGDMLNYWKFFPSGEAGWGVVPVWGFGTVVESTHPDVAMGERLYGYWPMASSAVLAPQRANAAGFSDGAAHRAGLHAVYNHYVRASADPFYRDDKEDLQALLRPLFITSWLIDDFLADQQFFGARRMLLSSASSKTAWGTAFQLAQRGGLEVVGLTSPGNLAFCESLGCYDRVLAYDAIEQLDGAAPCIYIDFAGSVALRQRVHTHFTGLAYSCSVGASHVQDLGGAGQLPGPRPVMFFAPAQAKKRHAEWDAQGLNDRLVGAWNQLRTAVQSPTTPWLVVQRHLGPEATQALFQDLLAGQGDPRSGHIASLQPTRAEGDNGA from the coding sequence ATGAGCACCACCACTCTCCTCGTCCGCCAGGATCAGCTGGCCACCACCCGCCTTGTGTCGGCCCCCGACGCGCCCCTCGCCGATGGCCAGGTGCGCGTGCGCGTCGATGCGTTTGCGCTCACCGCCAACAACATCACTTACGCCGCCCTCGGCGACATGCTGAACTACTGGAAGTTCTTTCCCAGCGGCGAAGCGGGCTGGGGCGTCGTGCCGGTGTGGGGCTTTGGCACGGTGGTGGAATCCACGCATCCCGACGTCGCCATGGGCGAGCGCCTGTACGGCTATTGGCCCATGGCGAGCAGCGCCGTGCTTGCGCCCCAACGCGCCAACGCTGCAGGCTTCAGCGATGGCGCAGCGCACCGCGCGGGATTGCACGCGGTCTACAACCACTATGTGCGCGCAAGCGCCGACCCGTTCTACCGGGACGACAAAGAAGACCTGCAGGCGCTCTTGCGCCCGCTGTTCATCACGTCGTGGCTGATCGACGACTTCCTTGCCGACCAGCAGTTCTTTGGCGCGCGGCGCATGCTGCTCTCCAGCGCATCGAGCAAGACCGCCTGGGGCACGGCGTTTCAACTGGCGCAGCGCGGCGGCCTGGAAGTGGTGGGCCTCACCTCGCCCGGCAACCTGGCGTTCTGCGAGAGCCTGGGCTGCTACGACCGCGTGCTGGCCTACGACGCCATCGAGCAACTCGACGGCGCCGCGCCCTGCATCTACATCGATTTCGCCGGCAGCGTGGCCTTGCGACAGCGCGTCCACACGCACTTCACAGGGCTGGCCTACAGCTGCTCCGTCGGCGCCAGCCACGTCCAGGACCTGGGTGGCGCCGGGCAGTTGCCGGGGCCGCGCCCGGTGATGTTCTTCGCCCCCGCACAAGCCAAGAAACGCCACGCCGAATGGGACGCACAGGGCTTGAACGATCGCTTGGTGGGCGCCTGGAACCAATTGCGCACGGCAGTGCAATCACCGACCACGCCCTGGCTGGTGGTGCAGCGGCATCTCGGTCCCGAAGCCACGCAGGCCTTGTTCCAGGACTTGCTCGCCGGCCAGGGCGATCCGCGCAGCGGCCACATCGCCAGTCTGCAGCCAACGCGTGCGGAGGGCGACAATGGGGCATGA
- a CDS encoding GMC family oxidoreductase: MFDYIVIGGGSAGCVLAGRLSEDPAVRVCLLEAGKPDNSVLIHCPAGLAVMAKYELNGWGQNTTPQPGLNGRRGYQPRGKVLGGSSSINAMIYARGQHADYDHWAEEGNPGWGWSDVLPYFKRSEHNERGADALHGSGGPLNVMDLRSPNPFAQHFVEAGVQAGEVRNADFNGPAQEGVGMYQVTHKNGERFSAAKAYLTPHLARPNLRVITGARATRIVFEGKRAVGVEYEQGGVRQTLRCSREVLLSAGALLSPQLLMLSGIGQGAQLQALGIPVLHDLPGVGQHLHDHVDVVQVMDAPGLYDLFGISPTGAMRILRGIGEWRRARSGMLTTNFAESGGFIKSRPEEAAPDLQLHFVIGKLVDHGRKTVLGHGYSCHVCLLQPKSRGSVQLASKDPNALPLVDPNFLGEQDDIDRLVRGMKRMREILNQPALAKFGARESKASASATSDAEIAQFIRNHADTIYHPVGSCRMGPGPLDVVDAELRVHGLAGLRVVDASIMPRVVSGNTNAPTIMIAEKAVDLLRAAG; encoded by the coding sequence ATGTTCGACTACATCGTGATTGGCGGCGGCTCGGCCGGCTGCGTGCTCGCCGGCAGGCTGAGCGAAGACCCGGCAGTGCGCGTCTGCCTGCTCGAAGCGGGCAAGCCCGACAACAGCGTGCTGATTCACTGCCCTGCGGGGCTGGCCGTGATGGCCAAGTACGAACTCAATGGCTGGGGCCAGAACACCACGCCGCAACCGGGCCTGAACGGCCGCCGGGGTTACCAGCCGCGCGGCAAGGTGCTGGGCGGGTCCAGCTCCATCAACGCCATGATTTACGCCCGCGGCCAGCACGCCGACTACGACCACTGGGCGGAAGAGGGCAACCCCGGCTGGGGTTGGAGCGACGTGCTGCCTTACTTCAAACGCTCCGAACACAACGAGCGCGGCGCGGACGCCCTGCACGGCAGCGGTGGGCCGCTCAACGTGATGGACCTGCGCTCGCCCAACCCGTTTGCCCAGCATTTTGTGGAAGCCGGTGTGCAGGCCGGTGAGGTGCGCAACGCAGACTTCAATGGCCCGGCGCAGGAAGGCGTGGGCATGTACCAGGTCACGCACAAAAATGGCGAGCGCTTCAGCGCCGCCAAGGCCTACCTGACACCACATCTGGCGCGGCCCAACCTGCGCGTCATCACCGGCGCGCGCGCCACGCGCATCGTCTTTGAGGGCAAGCGTGCGGTGGGCGTCGAATACGAACAGGGCGGCGTGCGCCAGACCTTGCGCTGCTCGCGCGAGGTGTTGCTCTCGGCCGGTGCGCTGCTCTCGCCCCAGCTCCTGATGCTCTCGGGCATCGGCCAGGGTGCGCAGTTGCAGGCACTGGGCATCCCGGTGCTGCACGATTTGCCTGGTGTTGGACAGCATCTGCACGACCACGTCGATGTGGTGCAGGTCATGGACGCGCCGGGCCTCTACGACCTGTTTGGCATCTCACCTACGGGCGCCATGCGCATCCTGCGCGGCATTGGCGAGTGGCGCCGCGCCCGCAGCGGCATGCTGACCACCAACTTCGCCGAATCCGGCGGTTTCATCAAGAGCCGTCCCGAGGAGGCCGCGCCAGATTTGCAGCTGCACTTCGTCATCGGCAAGCTGGTGGACCACGGCCGCAAGACGGTGCTGGGCCACGGCTACTCGTGCCATGTCTGCCTGCTGCAACCCAAGAGCCGGGGCAGCGTGCAGCTCGCCAGCAAGGACCCGAACGCCCTGCCACTGGTGGACCCGAACTTCCTGGGCGAGCAGGACGACATCGACCGCCTGGTGCGCGGCATGAAGCGCATGCGCGAGATCCTGAACCAACCCGCACTGGCAAAGTTTGGCGCGCGTGAATCCAAGGCCTCCGCCAGCGCCACGAGCGACGCCGAGATAGCGCAGTTCATCCGCAACCACGCGGACACCATTTACCACCCGGTGGGCAGTTGCCGCATGGGGCCGGGGCCGCTCGACGTGGTGGATGCCGAGCTGCGCGTGCATGGCCTCGCGGGCCTGCGCGTGGTCGACGCGTCCATCATGCCGCGCGTGGTCAGCGGCAACACCAATGCGCCGACCATCATGATTGCGGAGAAGGCGGTGGATTTGCTGCGGGCGGCTGGGTGA
- a CDS encoding IS110 family transposase has protein sequence MQVTTVGIDLAKNIFHVHGVDHTGRIVFSKPLRRAQMAEFFVGLPRCLIGMEACSGAHFWARKLQSQGHDVRLMSPQFVKPYVKSNKNDRADAQAICEAVSRPSMRFVAVKSCEQQAVLAVHRARQGFVKMRTALANQIRGLLSEFGIVMAQGLRVVLVQAGAVAADERMALPSPMRTLIGHLHQQLKQLDAQVAQLEQLIASSVQADSAERRLQQVPGIGPITSSAIVATVGDATLFANGKQLAAWLGLVPRQHSSGGKDKLLGISKRGDGYVRTLLIHGARSLIQANERRRAAGKSTDAWLDRLLSRRNANVAAVALANRNARILWAMLVKASEYRPEARMLAAV, from the coding sequence ATGCAAGTTACCACCGTTGGCATCGATCTGGCCAAGAACATCTTTCACGTGCACGGTGTCGATCACACCGGTCGGATCGTCTTCAGCAAGCCCCTGCGCCGCGCGCAGATGGCCGAGTTTTTTGTCGGTTTGCCGCGGTGCCTGATTGGCATGGAGGCCTGCTCAGGCGCGCATTTCTGGGCGCGCAAGCTGCAAAGCCAGGGGCACGATGTGCGCCTGATGTCACCGCAGTTCGTCAAGCCCTACGTCAAATCCAACAAGAACGACCGCGCAGACGCGCAAGCCATCTGCGAAGCTGTCAGCCGCCCCAGCATGCGCTTTGTGGCTGTCAAGAGCTGCGAACAGCAAGCGGTGCTGGCCGTGCACCGCGCACGCCAGGGCTTTGTGAAGATGCGCACGGCGCTGGCCAACCAGATTCGCGGCTTGCTCAGTGAGTTCGGCATCGTGATGGCCCAGGGCCTGCGCGTGGTGCTCGTCCAAGCTGGCGCCGTTGCCGCTGATGAGCGCATGGCGCTGCCTTCGCCCATGCGCACCCTGATCGGACATCTGCACCAGCAGCTCAAGCAGCTCGATGCGCAGGTCGCTCAACTGGAGCAGCTCATCGCCTCATCGGTGCAGGCAGACAGCGCCGAGCGACGGCTGCAGCAAGTGCCGGGCATCGGCCCCATCACCAGCAGCGCCATCGTGGCCACCGTGGGCGATGCCACGCTGTTTGCCAATGGCAAGCAACTGGCCGCCTGGCTGGGGTTGGTGCCGCGCCAGCACTCCAGTGGGGGCAAGGACAAACTGCTGGGCATCAGCAAACGCGGCGATGGTTATGTGCGCACCTTGCTCATCCATGGAGCGCGCTCGCTGATTCAGGCCAATGAGCGGCGGCGCGCCGCAGGCAAAAGCACCGATGCGTGGCTCGATCGGCTGCTGAGCCGGCGCAACGCCAATGTGGCTGCAGTTGCACTGGCCAATCGCAATGCACGCATCCTTTGGGCCATGCTGGTCAAAGCCAGCGAATACCGGCCCGAGGCCAGAATGTTGGCCGCAGTATGA